The Peptacetobacter hiranonis DNA window ATTTAAATACTAACCTATATGAATCTAGCAGTCAATTAAAATAGACAAATAACAGAAAGTTGTGTTATACTTATGTTTAAAAAGTTACAAATTTGTTAACAATATTAAAAATAATAAAATATGACGATAAATTCATAAAGGAGGGTGCAATGGAAAATAACGATACAAAAGAAGTGGTAAATGAAAATAATAGCATAAATAATAAAAATAATTTAGATAATTCCAATAAAAACAAACCTAAAAAAATAAAATTTATAACAAAAGACTCACTAAAAGATTTTACTCTTTGGGTTGTAGTATCTCTTATACTATTCTTCGTGATGGAGTATTTATCTAGAAGGTCAAGAATAGAAAAAGTAGAAGTGTTCTTAAAAGATAACACTTACGCAACAGTTATAAATATATTATTAATACTTGGCATAACAGGGATAATATTCTTTGTAAAGCACAAGAAGGCAGTATTGTGGCTTATTTCATTCCTATTCATCGGATTGGCAGTGGTTAGCAGGATGATATTGGAATTTAGAGGGATGCCAGTAGCGTTTATGGACTTGTATGCGCTTCAGGATGGGCTTAGTATAGCATCGAGATTTATTAATAAAAAAATGATAATTATAGCAGCTATAGTGATAATACTATTCATAGCTGGATTAATTATTATGTGGAAATTAGATAAGAAAAGCAAAAGATTTAATGGAATAAGTAACATAATTGCGTGGATGCTTTCGATATTAGTATTTGCAGTGAGTATAGGTCCTATAAAGAAAACAGGTATAATACATAACATAGGTTGGGATGTCCAGGCTACATATGAACTAAACGGATTTTTATATTCAATCTTAGACTCGTATTTTGGATATCTAAGAAAACCACCAGAAGGATATAGCAAAGAAGCTATAGCAAAAATAAGAGAAGAAGTTGATAAAAAGGCAGCTGAGGACAAAAGAACAATAAAAACTGGAAAAGATGTTCCTAATGTTGTAATAGTTCAGCTTGAAGGATTTATGGATCCTACAAAAATACCAAACGTAAACCTTAGTATAGACCCAATACCAAACTTTAGAAAATTAGCAGAAAAGAACACTAGTGGTTACATGAATGTACCTACTACTGGTGGGGCAACAGCGAGAACAGAATTTGAAGTAATATCAGGGCAAAACTTTGATAACTTATTAAGTGGTGAAATACCATACACATCAATAGTAAAAGAAAAAACTTCAAACTCAATGGCAACAGCATTGAAAAATCAAGGATTTACAGCTCATGCACTGCATAATTTTAAGGGGAACTTCTATAATAGAAACAAAGGGTTTAAAAATTTAGGATATGATACATTCACATCTGTTGAATATATGAACGGTCTAGAATATACAGCACTTGATTGGCCGAAAGACTATATCTTAACTGATTATATGAAAAAAGCTCTAGACTCAACAAAAGGAAAAGACTTCATAACAACAGTATCTGTACAGGGACACTCAAACTATCCTACAGAAAAAGTTGATGAAGATTATCCTTGTAAAATAACTGGTAACATAGAAGATAAATACAAAAATCAGCTTTACTACTACTGTGAGCAGATAAGAGAAATGGACGAATTTATAAAACAGTTTGACGATATGCTGCTTCAGAGAAAGAAAGAAACTGGTGAAGATACAATAGTTTTATACTACGGAGATCATATGCCAAAACTAGATTATTTATATGATGGTGAAGAATATCTAAACAGATACGAATCTCCATACACATATTTTGCGACATTTGATATTCCAAAAGAAGAAAATGCAATAACTGATGCATTCCAGGCGGGTACAGAATTATTAAAACTAGGTGGAGTGGAATACGGACCTATAGAAAAAGTACATGCATACCTAAGAAATGACAAAGATTACCTAAAAAAAGTGCAGCTTGTAGAGTATGATATACTATTTGGTGAAAAATACTACCTAAAAGACAATGAAATACAGAAGAAAAATACCATAAAAATGGGAATAGACGATATAAAAATAAATTCTGTAAAAGCTAAAGGTGAAACACTAACTGTTGAGGGACAGAATTTCACGGCAAGAAGCTTTGTATATCTAAATGAAAAACTATTAGAAACTACAATGGAAAGCCCAGGAAAACTTACTGCCAAACTAAATGGAGAGTTAAAGAAGGGTGATATCATAGTAGTTAAGCAGCTTGGAGATCATGATGCCGAGCTTAGTAGTACACCAGAATTTAAAATAAAATAATTCAAAAACTAAAATTAAACCCAATCTAAAAATAATGTAAAGGAGAAAAATTATGAGAAAAAAAATAGTAACGCTCACGTTGTCAGCTATAATGCTACTATCCACTATAACCCCAATTAGCGCATTAGAAAAGCTGAGTAGAATTCAGGGGAAAAACAATTATGAAACAGCAGTAAAAATAGCTGAAGAGAGAAAATTTTCGTCTATAATATTAGTAAATATGGACAATAGTGCAGCCGATGGACTTAGTGCTGCGGCATTAGCTGGTTGTAAAAATGGCGTGATACTACTTACAAGTAAAAATAGTATTCCTTCAGAAACAAAATCAAAACTAGACAAAGTAACAGACATCTACCTAATAGGAAGTGAAAATGCTATATCTAAATCAGTTGAGGGCGATTTAGAAAAAATAGGCAAAAAAGTAACTAGAATAGGTGGAAGTGATAGATATGAAACTTCATACAATGTTGCCAAAGAAGTACTAAATGCAGAAGGTACACTTGGTAAAGTATTTATTGCAAATGGTGTAAAGGGAGAAGCCGACGTAGTAACTGCATCTCCAGTAGCATATAGAGATAAAGCTCCTATACTTTTAACTAACGGAAGTAGCTTAAAAAATAATTTAAAAGAAATTGCAAATGATGCATCTGCAAGATATATAGTAGGTGGAACTACTGTGGTAAAAGACTCTGTAAAAAATGGACTAAATAGTACGGATAGAATAAGTGGAAGCAATAGATTTATAACTAACCAGAAACTTGTAGAAAAATTCTACTCAAATCCAAACGCTTTCAATATAGTTGATACATCAGACTACGCTATAGCGACAATAGCTAGTTCAATAAGTACAGATAGACCTATAGCACTAGTAGATTATAGGTTTGATCCACTTGTATTAAAAAATGCTCAGAAAATGACTGCAATAGGACATATATCAGACAGTACTATTTCTAAAGCTATAGGATATTCTGGTGGATTTAATAAATTTAGCTATAATTGGACAAAATACAAATACGTAGCTCATGCATTGGGAGGAGTAGGTGGAAAAACATATACAAACTCACCACAGGCTCTTGAACACAACTACAACAAAGGGTTTAGAGTATTTGAAGTAGACTTAGAT harbors:
- a CDS encoding sulfatase-like hydrolase/transferase; this encodes MENNDTKEVVNENNSINNKNNLDNSNKNKPKKIKFITKDSLKDFTLWVVVSLILFFVMEYLSRRSRIEKVEVFLKDNTYATVINILLILGITGIIFFVKHKKAVLWLISFLFIGLAVVSRMILEFRGMPVAFMDLYALQDGLSIASRFINKKMIIIAAIVIILFIAGLIIMWKLDKKSKRFNGISNIIAWMLSILVFAVSIGPIKKTGIIHNIGWDVQATYELNGFLYSILDSYFGYLRKPPEGYSKEAIAKIREEVDKKAAEDKRTIKTGKDVPNVVIVQLEGFMDPTKIPNVNLSIDPIPNFRKLAEKNTSGYMNVPTTGGATARTEFEVISGQNFDNLLSGEIPYTSIVKEKTSNSMATALKNQGFTAHALHNFKGNFYNRNKGFKNLGYDTFTSVEYMNGLEYTALDWPKDYILTDYMKKALDSTKGKDFITTVSVQGHSNYPTEKVDEDYPCKITGNIEDKYKNQLYYYCEQIREMDEFIKQFDDMLLQRKKETGEDTIVLYYGDHMPKLDYLYDGEEYLNRYESPYTYFATFDIPKEENAITDAFQAGTELLKLGGVEYGPIEKVHAYLRNDKDYLKKVQLVEYDILFGEKYYLKDNEIQKKNTIKMGIDDIKINSVKAKGETLTVEGQNFTARSFVYLNEKLLETTMESPGKLTAKLNGELKKGDIIVVKQLGDHDAELSSTPEFKIK
- a CDS encoding cell wall-binding repeat-containing protein translates to MRKKIVTLTLSAIMLLSTITPISALEKLSRIQGKNNYETAVKIAEERKFSSIILVNMDNSAADGLSAAALAGCKNGVILLTSKNSIPSETKSKLDKVTDIYLIGSENAISKSVEGDLEKIGKKVTRIGGSDRYETSYNVAKEVLNAEGTLGKVFIANGVKGEADVVTASPVAYRDKAPILLTNGSSLKNNLKEIANDASARYIVGGTTVVKDSVKNGLNSTDRISGSNRFITNQKLVEKFYSNPNAFNIVDTSDYAIATIASSISTDRPIALVDYRFDPLVLKNAQKMTAIGHISDSTISKAIGYSGGFNKFSYNWTKYKYVAHALGGVGGKTYTNSPQALEHNYNKGFRVFEVDLDLSSDDELIAWHSFDKVSLKEMGLPEKYATKKPTLEEFKRMKPYGKYDTMTFKDIIYYMTEYPDIYMIIDLKQAENDKVRKLYKKIVEEASPEILDRMIPQIYREELYNEIMNIYNFKSASFTCYTMSSIDENKITNFCAMNGIKVLTIDYRFLTSSLVEKCKSRGITLYMNTINDSKELNKYKSQGVYGFFTDFLTP